A region of Penaeus chinensis breed Huanghai No. 1 chromosome 38, ASM1920278v2, whole genome shotgun sequence DNA encodes the following proteins:
- the LOC125045982 gene encoding uncharacterized protein LOC125045982 yields MDFLNGIFGTLSEFFSLRAINLDVRIRQLEDAVRGEMEGNVILATLYHACCNIPGSLERRGDGASPEQQVLEEYQSELEESLQCIYSCQERLPTVFMIAYFVLCAGIPYFAMRWWRGCHAQRYIVKGVEEEALEQVETQALLSFEPVEILKDEATLDQAEEEAELSLEPVVTAEDEATLDRAEEEAVLSLEPVVTAEDEATLDQAEEEAELSLEPVVTAEDEATLDQAEEEAVLSLEPVVTAEDEATLDQAEEEAELSLEPVVTAEDEATLDQAEEEAVLSLEPVVTAEDEATLDQAEEEAELSLEPVVTAEDEATLDQAEEEAVLSLEPVVTAVDEATLDQAEEEAVLSLEPVVTAEDEATLDQAEEEAVLSLEPVVTVEDEATLDQAEEEAVLSLEPVVTVEDEATLDQAEEEAVLSLEPVVTAEDEATLDQAEEEAMLSLEPVVTAEDEATLDQAEEEAVLSLEPVVTAEDEATLDQAEEEAVLSLEPVVTAEDEATLDRAEEEAVLSLEPVVTAEDEATLDQAEEEAVLSLEPVVTAEDEATLDRAEEEAVLSLEPVVTAEDEPTLDQTEEQVVLSFEPVEILKDEATLGQAEEQAVLSQKSITEEETKLENKALLVSSVNICSVTEEIKTVMFDAMSDYSRKHVLGTAKRVQLSSQKRKQLHTLPDAYLSCIADFSNFSATFKTV; encoded by the coding sequence ATGGATTTCTTGAACGGAATTTTCGGGACTCTGTCCGAGTTTTTTAGCCTCAGGGCTATAAACTTGGATGTCCGCATCAGACAGCTCGAGGACGCTGTCCGCGGTGAAATGGAAGGCAACGTGATCTTAGCGACGCTGTACCATGCATGCTGCAACATCCCTGGCTCTCTGGAGCGTCGGGGAGATGGCGCCTCGCCCGAGCAGCAGGTGCTCGAGGAATACCAATCGGAGCTGGAGGAGAGCTTGCAGTGTATTTACTCATGCCAAGAGAGGCTTCCTACCGTCTTCATGATAGCTTACTTTGTGCTGTGTGCAGGCATTCCTTATTTTGCCATGCGTTGGTGGAGGGGGTGCCATGCCCAGAGGTACATCgtgaagggggtagaggaggaggcgcTTGAGCAAGTAGAGACACAGGCACTGCTTTCTTTCGAGCCTGTCGAGATCCTCAAGGACGAAGCAACCCTCGACCaagcagaggaagaagcagagcttTCCCTCGAACCTGTCGTGACCGCCGAGGACGAGGCAACCCTCGACCgagcagaggaagaggcagtGCTTTCCCTCGAACCTGTCGTGACCGCCGAGGACGAGGCAACCCTCGACCaagcagaggaagaagcagagcttTCCCTCGAACCTGTCGTGACCGCCGAGGACGAGGCAACCCTCGACCaagcagaggaagaggcagtGCTTTCCCTCGAACCTGTCGTGACCGCTGAGGACGAGGCAACCCTCGACCaagcagaggaagaagcagagcttTCCCTCGAACCTGTCGTGACCGCCGAGGACGAGGCAACCCTCGACCaagcagaggaagaggcagtGCTTTCCCTCGAACCTGTCGTGACCGCTGAGGACGAGGCAACCCTCGACCaagcagaggaagaagcagagcttTCCCTCGAACCTGTCGTGACCGCCGAGGACGAGGCAACCCTCGACCaagcagaggaagaggcagtGCTTTCCCTCGAGCCTGTCGTGACCGCTGTGGACGAGGCAACCCTCGACCaagcagaggaagaggcagtGCTTTCCCTCGAGCCTGTCGTGACCGCCGAGGACGAGGCAACCCTCGACCaagcagaggaagaggcagtGCTTTCCCTCGAGCCTGTCGTGACCGTTGAGGACGAGGCAACCCTCGACCaagcagaggaagaggcagtGCTTTCCCTCGAGCCTGTCGTGACCGTTGAGGACGAGGCAACCCTCGACCaagcagaggaagaggcagtGCTTTCCCTCGAACCTGTCGTGACCGCTGAGGACGAGGCAACCCTCGACCAAGCAGAGGAAGAGGCAATGCTTTCCCTCGAGCCTGTCGTGACCGCCGAGGACGAGGCAACCCTCGACCaagcagaggaagaggcagtGCTTTCCCTCGAACCTGTCGTGACCGCTGAGGACGAGGCAACCCTCGACCaagcagaggaagaggcagtGCTTTCCCTCGAGCCTGTCGTGACCGCCGAGGACGAGGCAACCCTCGACCgagcagaggaagaggcagtGCTTTCCCTCGAACCTGTCGTGACCGCTGAGGACGAGGCAACCCTCGACCaagcagaggaagaggcagtGCTTTCCCTCGAGCCTGTCGTGACCGCTGAGGACGAGGCAACCCTCGACCgagcagaggaagaggcagtGCTTTCCCTCGAACCTGTCGTGACCGCCGAGGACGAGCCAACCCTCGACCAAACAGAGGAGCAGGTAGTGCTTTCTTTCGAGCCTGTCGAGATCCTCAAGGACGAGGCAACCCTCGGCCAAGCAGAGGAACAGGCAGTGCTTTCTCAGAAGTCTATCACAGAAGAAGAGACGAAACTTGAGAATAAAGCCTTGCTCGTCAGTTCCGTAAACATCTGTAGTGTGACTGAAGAAATCAAGACCGTCATGTTTGATGCGATGTCTGACTATTCGAGAAAACACGTTCTCGGCACCGCGAAGCGAGTGCAGCTCAGTAGCCAAAAGAGAAAGCAATTACACACGTTGCCAGACGCTTATCTAAGCTGTATCGCCGATTTTTCGAACTTCAGCGCTACTTTTAAGACTGTCTAA